In the genome of Halobacterium noricense, one region contains:
- a CDS encoding nuclear transport factor 2 family protein, with product MTDYTARVREYYDAVDADRIDDLLALFDDDVVYDRPGQPPIEGKADLEAFYREGRPLEDGSHTVHDVLVDGSRAAVRGTFSGVQDGEPVEFGFADVHVFENGRIAQRYTYTDRDTV from the coding sequence ATGACCGACTACACTGCACGCGTCCGCGAGTACTACGACGCCGTGGACGCCGACCGCATCGACGACCTTCTCGCCCTGTTCGACGACGACGTCGTCTACGACCGGCCGGGGCAGCCGCCAATCGAGGGCAAGGCCGACCTCGAAGCGTTCTACCGCGAGGGCCGCCCGCTCGAAGACGGCAGTCACACCGTCCACGACGTGCTCGTGGACGGGTCTCGTGCGGCCGTCCGTGGGACGTTCTCGGGCGTGCAGGACGGCGAGCCGGTCGAGTTCGGCTTCGCGGACGTCCACGTCTTCGAGAACGGTCGCATCGCACAGCGTTACACGTACACCGACCGCGACACCGTCTAA
- a CDS encoding CinA family protein — MREYAADPPIEEELNDVLPEAGHTVATAESCTGGLIGSLLTDVSGSSDYFDRALVTYTYDAKLDTGVSREALDEHGAVSEPVARQMAQATRDAAGTRWGVSTTGIAGPTGGSEAKPVGTVYIGVAYAGEWGTQSSYTAVERREFDGTRTEIKEQVARRALRKLREEVEEVRR; from the coding sequence ATGCGCGAGTACGCCGCCGACCCGCCGATAGAGGAGGAACTCAACGACGTGCTCCCGGAGGCCGGCCACACCGTCGCGACCGCCGAATCCTGTACCGGGGGGCTCATCGGGTCGCTGCTGACCGACGTATCGGGGTCCAGCGACTACTTCGACCGCGCGCTGGTGACGTACACGTACGACGCCAAACTCGACACCGGGGTCTCCCGCGAGGCGCTGGACGAACACGGCGCCGTCAGCGAGCCCGTCGCCCGACAGATGGCGCAGGCGACCCGCGACGCCGCCGGCACGAGGTGGGGCGTCTCCACGACCGGCATCGCCGGCCCGACCGGCGGAAGCGAGGCCAAGCCCGTCGGAACCGTCTACATCGGCGTCGCGTACGCCGGCGAGTGGGGCACGCAGTCCAGCTACACGGCCGTCGAGCGCCGGGAGTTCGACGGCACGCGCACCGAAATCAAAGAACAGGTTGCGCGGCGCGCGCTCCGCAAACTCCGCGAGGAAGTCGAGGAAGTCCGCAGGTAG
- a CDS encoding metal-dependent hydrolase, with protein sequence MNKGDHILNGILLAIGLGYVLYPSGGVETLRTIAAVLIPVVLGALFPDVDTDFGKHRKTLHNIPVLALLYVFPMYFGNLQYVWIGVATHYVLDVVGSKRGIALFYPLSDQEYGLPVGVTTVSKYASTVTVVITLVELAAIAVVVHVAPQYVPTDAVSGLL encoded by the coding sequence ATGAACAAGGGCGACCACATCCTCAACGGCATCCTGCTCGCCATCGGGCTGGGTTACGTGCTCTATCCGTCGGGTGGCGTCGAGACGCTGCGCACCATCGCCGCCGTGCTCATTCCCGTCGTGCTGGGCGCGCTGTTCCCGGACGTCGACACCGACTTCGGGAAACACCGCAAGACCCTCCACAACATCCCGGTGCTGGCGCTCTTGTACGTCTTCCCGATGTACTTCGGGAACCTCCAGTACGTCTGGATTGGCGTCGCCACGCACTACGTGCTCGACGTCGTCGGGAGCAAGCGCGGCATCGCGCTGTTCTACCCGCTCTCCGACCAGGAGTACGGGCTGCCGGTCGGCGTCACCACGGTCTCGAAGTACGCCAGCACGGTCACCGTCGTCATCACGCTCGTCGAACTCGCGGCCATCGCGGTCGTCGTCCACGTCGCCCCGCAGTACGTTCCGACCGACGCCGTCAGCGGCCTGCTCTAG